The following are encoded together in the Bradyrhizobium algeriense genome:
- a CDS encoding di-heme-cytochrome C peroxidase, whose protein sequence is MRGKKIAAIVFGALVVGGIYVAVRDDIAALWNNLHVKIAEYPQPKKTVWLDQGIAKEKLSWFYHADQGTRTFGFPYEWFMALEQPTIPWLIFNKVDDFSEAAYLDRYGFIPDTIIPGKKALPIGFAKGGPMLDPSGAPWKNPRTKETMTGVGLTCAGCHTGRFTYKDTAVVIDGGPALTNLLAMKQGMGVSLLLTRFIPTRFNRFADNILGPDSTVADREVLKDQLSQVLKQYGEIQALEKRVASQSILEGYGRLDALNRIGNQVFSVDLKKPENYAGSTAPVHYPRIWNTPWFDWVQYNGSIMQPMVRNAGESLGVSAELNLTDPSKGLYKSSVNVESLFEMEQMIKGNTPPNAKDGFPGLRSPKWPNDVLPPIDQKLADKGAELYKTHCQECHRPPVSSAAFWDFNNKDWWTKNEAGEPILKVENVPISHIGTDPAQAADMISRTVALPANLGIDKSGFADALGAVVAKTVNYAFDQKKPPVGPAERKRIDGYMPNELRGELAYKVRPLNGVWATPPYLHNGSVPTVEALLGPPEDRPKKFYLGNREYDPVNLGYKFDKIDNGFEFDTSIRGNSNRGHEFRKDYNKDKEIKGVIGPALSADDRKALIEYLKTL, encoded by the coding sequence ATGCGTGGCAAGAAGATTGCAGCAATTGTTTTCGGGGCACTGGTCGTCGGCGGCATTTACGTCGCCGTGAGGGACGATATCGCCGCGCTCTGGAACAACCTCCACGTCAAGATCGCGGAGTATCCGCAACCGAAGAAAACCGTCTGGCTCGACCAGGGCATAGCTAAGGAAAAGCTGAGCTGGTTCTATCATGCCGACCAGGGCACGCGGACGTTCGGCTTCCCCTACGAATGGTTCATGGCGCTGGAGCAGCCGACGATACCATGGCTGATTTTCAACAAGGTCGACGACTTCAGCGAGGCCGCCTATCTCGACCGCTACGGCTTCATTCCGGACACCATCATCCCGGGTAAGAAGGCGCTTCCGATCGGCTTCGCAAAGGGCGGTCCGATGCTGGATCCCTCGGGCGCGCCGTGGAAGAACCCGCGCACCAAGGAGACCATGACCGGAGTAGGCCTGACCTGCGCGGGCTGTCACACCGGACGCTTCACCTACAAGGACACGGCGGTCGTCATCGACGGCGGACCGGCGCTCACCAATCTCCTTGCGATGAAGCAGGGCATGGGCGTTTCCCTGCTGCTGACGCGCTTTATCCCGACCCGATTCAACCGGTTCGCGGACAATATCCTGGGACCGGATTCCACGGTCGCCGACCGCGAGGTGCTGAAGGATCAGCTCAGCCAGGTCCTGAAGCAGTACGGTGAAATCCAGGCGCTGGAAAAACGCGTCGCTTCGCAGAGCATCCTGGAAGGCTACGGACGGCTGGACGCGTTGAACCGGATCGGCAATCAGGTGTTTTCAGTCGACCTGAAGAAACCGGAAAACTACGCGGGCTCGACGGCGCCGGTGCATTACCCCCGGATCTGGAACACGCCGTGGTTCGACTGGGTGCAATATAACGGCTCGATCATGCAGCCGATGGTGCGCAACGCCGGCGAGTCGCTCGGCGTGTCGGCGGAGCTCAACCTGACCGATCCGTCCAAGGGACTCTACAAATCGAGCGTGAACGTGGAGTCGCTGTTCGAGATGGAGCAGATGATCAAGGGCAACACGCCGCCGAACGCGAAGGACGGATTCCCGGGCCTGAGGTCTCCGAAATGGCCGAACGATGTTCTGCCGCCGATCGACCAGAAACTGGCGGACAAGGGTGCCGAACTCTACAAGACCCATTGTCAGGAATGTCACCGCCCGCCGGTGTCGAGCGCAGCGTTCTGGGATTTCAACAACAAGGACTGGTGGACGAAGAACGAGGCCGGTGAACCTATCCTGAAGGTCGAGAACGTTCCGATCTCGCATATCGGGACCGACCCCGCGCAGGCCGCCGACATGATCAGCCGGACGGTTGCGCTCCCCGCAAATCTCGGCATCGACAAGAGCGGCTTCGCCGACGCTCTCGGCGCTGTGGTCGCCAAGACGGTCAACTACGCCTTCGACCAGAAAAAGCCGCCGGTGGGCCCCGCCGAGCGGAAGCGGATCGACGGCTATATGCCGAACGAGCTTCGCGGCGAACTGGCCTACAAGGTTCGCCCGCTCAACGGTGTCTGGGCGACGCCGCCCTATCTGCACAACGGCTCGGTTCCGACCGTCGAGGCCCTGCTGGGCCCGCCCGAAGACCGTCCAAAGAAATTCTATCTCGGCAACCGCGAATACGATCCCGTGAACCTCGGTTACAAGTTCGACAAGATCGACAACGGGTTTGAATTCGACACCTCCATTCGCGGCAACTCGAACAGAGGCCACGAATTCAGGAAGGACTACAACAAGGACAAGGAAATCAAGGGCGTGATCGGGCCGGCGCTGTCGGCGGACGATCGAAAGGCGCTGATCGAATATCTCAAGACGCTCTAG
- a CDS encoding NAD(P)/FAD-dependent oxidoreductase, with protein sequence MPPATQDQPQRAPEAGAAFDAIIVGAGFAGMYMLHRLCGLGFTARVYEAGGGVGGTWYWNRYPGARCDVESMQYSFSFSEELDQQWDWSEKYAPQPEILAYANHVADRFDLRRHILFDTRVTAATFDETGKCWRIETDRGDKVSAKFCIMAVGCLSAANHVPFRGREDFQGPIYHTGEWPHEGVDFTGLRVGVIGTGSSAIQSIPIIAQQASALTVFQRTATYSVPAWNTKLTPEYRNAIKADYPALRAKARARPTGFYFPFNMKPALEAEPEERARQYEEAWQRGGLPFLGAFGDLLFEKAANDTIAEFARDKIRAIVKDPTAAELLRPHNVFGCKRLCVDTGYFETYNLSHVKLVDVSKTPIERFTPDGIEVNGTEYPFDAIVCATGFAAMTGSFDRIAITGRHGRTLAEKWRAGPRTYLGVATAGFPNLFTITGPGSPSVLASMIQAIEQHVDWMADCMAHMRDVGAVTVEPLQAYEDEWVEHVNEVSKISLRSTCSSWYVGANIPGRPRVFMPYIGGFPIYVQKCNEVMTNGFEGFVMEGADTGNEAPRVRLTERWRVPLDIEVISPAAVTARRVPVV encoded by the coding sequence ATGCCGCCTGCGACGCAAGACCAGCCGCAACGTGCGCCGGAAGCCGGCGCGGCCTTTGACGCCATCATTGTCGGTGCCGGCTTCGCCGGAATGTACATGCTGCACCGCCTTTGCGGACTCGGTTTCACCGCCCGGGTCTATGAGGCCGGTGGGGGCGTCGGCGGCACCTGGTACTGGAACCGCTATCCCGGCGCGCGCTGCGACGTCGAAAGCATGCAATATTCGTTCTCGTTCTCCGAAGAGCTCGACCAGCAATGGGACTGGTCGGAAAAATACGCACCTCAGCCGGAGATTCTAGCTTACGCCAATCACGTCGCCGACCGCTTCGACCTGCGCCGGCATATCCTGTTCGACACGCGCGTCACGGCGGCGACCTTCGACGAGACCGGCAAATGCTGGCGCATCGAGACCGATCGCGGCGACAAGGTGTCGGCCAAATTCTGCATCATGGCCGTCGGATGTCTCTCGGCCGCCAACCACGTCCCTTTCAGGGGCCGCGAGGATTTTCAGGGCCCGATCTACCACACCGGCGAATGGCCGCATGAAGGGGTGGATTTCACCGGACTTCGCGTCGGCGTCATCGGCACCGGGTCGTCGGCGATCCAGTCGATCCCGATCATTGCCCAACAGGCATCTGCGCTGACAGTATTTCAGCGCACCGCGACCTACTCCGTGCCGGCCTGGAACACGAAGTTGACGCCGGAGTACCGCAACGCGATCAAGGCCGACTACCCGGCGCTGCGTGCCAAAGCCCGCGCACGGCCGACCGGCTTCTATTTCCCGTTCAACATGAAGCCCGCGCTCGAAGCCGAACCTGAGGAACGCGCGCGGCAATATGAAGAAGCCTGGCAACGCGGCGGGCTGCCCTTCCTGGGTGCCTTTGGCGACCTGCTGTTCGAGAAAGCCGCCAACGACACCATCGCCGAATTCGCGCGCGACAAGATCCGCGCCATCGTCAAGGATCCAACCGCCGCCGAGCTGCTGCGCCCCCATAACGTGTTCGGCTGCAAGCGCCTGTGCGTCGATACCGGATATTTCGAGACCTACAATTTGTCTCATGTGAAGCTGGTCGATGTGTCGAAGACACCGATCGAGCGCTTCACACCCGACGGCATCGAAGTGAACGGCACGGAATATCCGTTCGACGCCATCGTCTGCGCGACCGGCTTTGCGGCGATGACGGGATCGTTCGACAGGATTGCGATCACGGGCCGCCACGGCAGGACGCTCGCGGAGAAATGGCGGGCCGGCCCCCGCACCTATCTCGGCGTGGCGACGGCGGGCTTTCCCAATCTCTTCACCATCACCGGGCCCGGCAGTCCGTCGGTGCTGGCGAGCATGATCCAGGCGATCGAACAGCATGTCGACTGGATGGCGGACTGCATGGCGCACATGCGCGACGTCGGCGCTGTGACCGTCGAACCGTTGCAGGCCTACGAAGATGAATGGGTCGAGCATGTCAACGAGGTATCGAAGATCTCGCTGCGCTCGACCTGTAGCTCGTGGTATGTCGGTGCCAATATCCCCGGACGCCCGCGCGTCTTCATGCCCTATATCGGCGGCTTCCCGATCTATGTTCAGAAGTGCAACGAGGTCATGACCAACGGCTTCGAGGGCTTCGTCATGGAAGGCGCCGATACCGGCAACGAAGCGCCGCGCGTGCGGCTCACCGAGCGATGGCGCGTACCGCTCGACATCGAAGTGATCTCGCCCGCCGCAGTCACCGCGCGGCGCGTGCCTGTCGTGTGA
- a CDS encoding alpha/beta hydrolase, translated as MITPLDPVVAQIIPLLPLRDPTTMTPQSARDALRALAASRAAVPPPPVMSAEDIKVKGAAGFLNARAYRNASEKSPTVVFFHGGGWVAGDLDTHDRQARWLAIETGAVVVSVDYRRPPEVRFPGAFEDAFAATKDIIVRIAEFGGDEKRVGVAGDSAGGNLAATTAIACRDAGIRLAAQLLVYPVTDVFGNFADAKENARFPSRSENAEGYFLTRATMEWFCGHYLADKTRGTDWRVSPLRAKDLAGVAPAIVATAWFDPLRDEGKAYADALAAAGVPTSYYDGPGLIHGYFGLGEASETAKREAQRARADFRALLEKGA; from the coding sequence ATGATCACGCCGCTCGATCCCGTCGTCGCCCAGATCATTCCGCTGCTGCCGCTGCGCGATCCCACGACGATGACGCCGCAGAGCGCGCGCGATGCGCTGCGCGCGCTGGCGGCCTCGCGCGCGGCGGTTCCACCGCCGCCGGTGATGAGCGCGGAGGACATCAAGGTGAAAGGCGCCGCCGGCTTCCTGAACGCGCGGGCCTACCGGAACGCGAGCGAGAAATCGCCGACGGTGGTGTTCTTCCACGGCGGCGGCTGGGTCGCCGGCGATCTCGACACCCATGACCGGCAGGCGCGCTGGCTTGCGATCGAGACCGGTGCGGTCGTCGTCTCGGTCGATTATCGCCGCCCGCCCGAGGTGCGGTTCCCCGGTGCCTTTGAGGACGCCTTCGCCGCCACGAAAGACATCATCGTCCGCATCGCCGAATTCGGCGGCGATGAGAAGCGCGTCGGCGTGGCCGGCGACAGCGCCGGCGGCAATCTGGCGGCCACCACCGCGATCGCCTGCCGCGACGCCGGCATAAGACTGGCGGCGCAACTGCTGGTCTATCCCGTCACCGACGTCTTCGGCAATTTCGCGGATGCCAAAGAAAACGCGCGCTTTCCCTCGCGCAGCGAGAACGCGGAAGGTTATTTCCTGACCCGCGCCACCATGGAATGGTTTTGCGGCCATTATCTCGCCGACAAGACCCGTGGCACTGATTGGCGCGTATCGCCGCTACGCGCCAAAGACCTCGCTGGCGTAGCACCGGCGATCGTCGCGACCGCCTGGTTCGATCCGCTCCGCGACGAGGGCAAGGCCTACGCCGACGCGCTTGCCGCCGCCGGCGTTCCGACCAGCTATTACGACGGCCCAGGCCTCATCCACGGTTATTTCGGCCTCGGTGAGGCGTCGGAAACTGCAAAGCGCGAAGCGCAACGCGCGCGGGCGGATTTCAGGGCGCTGCTGGAAAAGGGCGCGTAG
- a CDS encoding MATE family efflux transporter, with product MTTLTSQSSSPGNQATTIKQSAMLGGPILPTLLKLALPTVVVLVVQTLVGVAETYFVSFLGTEALAGVSLVFPVFMLMQMMSNGGIGGGVASSIARAMGAGKVAEAEALALNALALAIVFGVIFAGAEWLFGEAVYGLLGGRAGALGAALAYGHVIFSGAVFVWIVSLLAAALRGAGNTVAPAAVILLGVFVLLPLSPALIFGWGPFPRLGVMGAGLAVVFYYLVAAIVLIAYMRSARTSLHLPFDARLIKRRLLGDILRVGGLSAIGTIQANLTVVLVTGAVGLFGTDAIAGYGIASRLDYIQIPLLFALGSAALTMVGVNIGAGQVTRAERIAWVAAFFAAGVTGILGLFMALFPHAWLTMFSTNAEVLAAGSLYFRTVAPFYGISGLGMLLYFAGQGAGRVMWPVLGGTVRLFIAAGIGWIIVVDLSGGLRELFMAGAAGSIVSAAIVAGALWLRGWSPAGQVSK from the coding sequence ATGACGACGCTGACATCCCAATCCTCGTCGCCGGGAAATCAAGCGACCACGATCAAACAGAGCGCGATGCTCGGCGGCCCGATCCTGCCCACGCTCCTGAAGCTCGCGTTGCCGACCGTCGTGGTGCTGGTCGTGCAAACACTAGTCGGGGTGGCGGAGACCTATTTCGTCAGCTTTCTCGGAACGGAGGCCTTGGCCGGGGTCAGCCTGGTGTTTCCCGTATTCATGCTGATGCAGATGATGTCGAACGGCGGCATCGGCGGCGGCGTCGCATCGTCGATCGCGCGCGCGATGGGCGCAGGCAAAGTGGCGGAGGCCGAGGCGCTCGCGCTGAACGCCCTGGCTCTTGCTATTGTCTTCGGGGTGATCTTTGCCGGCGCCGAATGGCTGTTTGGCGAGGCTGTTTACGGCTTGCTCGGTGGCCGGGCGGGAGCCCTCGGCGCGGCCCTCGCATATGGCCACGTCATCTTTTCCGGGGCGGTCTTTGTCTGGATCGTCAGCCTGCTGGCGGCGGCCCTTCGCGGCGCGGGCAACACGGTCGCGCCGGCGGCCGTCATTCTGCTGGGCGTGTTCGTGCTGCTTCCGCTTTCGCCGGCGCTGATTTTCGGCTGGGGCCCTTTCCCCCGACTGGGAGTTATGGGAGCCGGGCTCGCTGTCGTCTTCTATTATCTCGTCGCCGCGATTGTGTTGATCGCCTACATGCGTTCGGCCAGAACCTCGTTGCATTTACCCTTCGACGCGCGGCTCATCAAGAGGCGGCTGCTCGGCGATATCCTTCGCGTCGGCGGATTGTCAGCCATCGGCACCATTCAGGCCAATTTGACGGTGGTGCTGGTCACGGGCGCGGTGGGGCTGTTCGGCACGGACGCCATCGCAGGATACGGAATCGCTTCGCGACTCGATTACATCCAGATTCCGCTGCTGTTCGCGCTTGGCAGCGCGGCGCTCACCATGGTCGGAGTGAATATCGGGGCCGGCCAGGTCACGAGGGCGGAACGCATCGCGTGGGTTGCCGCGTTTTTCGCGGCCGGTGTCACCGGGATCCTCGGGCTTTTCATGGCACTGTTTCCCCACGCCTGGCTGACGATGTTCAGCACCAATGCCGAGGTTCTTGCCGCCGGCTCGCTCTATTTTCGTACCGTGGCGCCGTTCTACGGAATATCAGGTCTCGGGATGCTGCTGTATTTCGCGGGTCAGGGCGCGGGCCGCGTGATGTGGCCGGTTCTCGGTGGGACCGTTCGGCTGTTCATCGCGGCCGGCATCGGCTGGATCATTGTCGTCGATCTCAGCGGTGGATTGCGGGAGCTGTTCATGGCAGGCGCCGCCGGCTCGATCGTTTCCGCCGCCATTGTCGCAGGCGCCCTTTGGCTTCGCGGCTGGAGCCCGGCCGGGCAGGTTTCGAAATAG
- a CDS encoding alpha/beta hydrolase, whose translation MSKTTQRIIECNGIRINIAEQGEGPLVLLAHGFPESWFSWRHQIDALAAAGFRVVAPDMRGYGKSDAPQAIDQYTILHLVGDMVGILDALGAATAVIVGHDWGASVAWQAALMRPDRFSAVAALSVPFRPRSKAPPTSLMPRNENAQFYQLYFQEPGPAEAELGRDPSATIRNMLFGASGDGVAAARAAIAAGGPAPNLGMVPRGGGFLQGPGAPETLPSWISESDIDFYGEEFKRSGFRGALNYYRNIDRNWEITGAMAGLQVSVPALYVAGDRDFVVSFPGMDQLLANLKTFVPGLRKIQMLPGCGHWTQQERPNEVSAALVEFIRALPSRS comes from the coding sequence ATGAGCAAGACAACGCAACGCATCATCGAATGCAACGGAATCCGCATCAACATCGCCGAGCAGGGCGAGGGACCGCTGGTGCTGCTGGCGCACGGTTTTCCTGAATCCTGGTTCTCGTGGCGGCATCAGATCGACGCGCTTGCTGCCGCCGGCTTCCGCGTTGTCGCTCCCGACATGCGCGGCTACGGCAAGAGCGATGCGCCGCAGGCAATCGACCAGTACACGATCCTGCATCTTGTCGGCGACATGGTCGGCATTCTCGATGCGCTGGGCGCGGCGACCGCGGTCATCGTCGGGCATGATTGGGGCGCCAGCGTCGCCTGGCAGGCGGCGCTCATGCGGCCCGACCGTTTCAGCGCGGTCGCAGCGCTCAGCGTGCCGTTCCGGCCGCGCAGCAAGGCGCCGCCGACAAGCCTGATGCCCCGTAACGAGAATGCGCAATTCTATCAGCTCTATTTCCAGGAGCCGGGGCCGGCGGAGGCGGAACTCGGGCGCGATCCAAGCGCGACCATTCGCAACATGCTGTTCGGAGCGTCCGGCGATGGCGTGGCCGCGGCGCGTGCGGCCATCGCTGCCGGCGGGCCCGCGCCTAACCTTGGCATGGTGCCGAGGGGCGGCGGCTTTCTGCAAGGCCCCGGCGCCCCCGAAACCCTGCCGTCATGGATCAGCGAAAGCGACATCGACTTTTACGGCGAGGAATTCAAGCGCAGCGGCTTCCGCGGCGCGCTCAACTACTACCGGAACATCGATCGCAACTGGGAAATCACGGGCGCGATGGCCGGCCTGCAGGTATCTGTGCCGGCGCTCTACGTCGCGGGCGATCGCGACTTTGTGGTGTCCTTCCCCGGCATGGACCAGTTGCTCGCAAACCTGAAGACCTTCGTTCCCGGCTTGCGCAAGATCCAGATGCTCCCCGGCTGCGGACACTGGACCCAGCAGGAGCGGCCGAACGAAGTCAGTGCCGCGCTCGTCGAATTCATTCGAGCGCTGCCGAGCCGCTCATGA
- a CDS encoding TetR/AcrR family transcriptional regulator produces the protein MSPRMKAREEEPGGTEVRKRILGAALSAFMEGGYAQTSTLEIATRARVSKRELYALFGNKEAMLVACITERAQRLKAPADLPELRDRKILAEVLTAFGTRLLTESTDPVVVAVFRLAISETVHAPKVAQALETIARKPTRDALRAIMANAKSAGLVIGDPDTMTEKFLGLLSGDLMTSLLLQVADRPSAREIARRARDTTMAFLQIYPEPG, from the coding sequence ATGAGTCCAAGGATGAAGGCGCGTGAGGAGGAACCCGGCGGGACCGAGGTTCGGAAGCGGATTCTCGGCGCGGCCCTTTCGGCGTTCATGGAGGGCGGCTATGCGCAGACCAGCACGCTGGAGATAGCGACGCGCGCGCGCGTTTCGAAACGCGAGCTTTACGCGCTGTTCGGCAACAAGGAAGCGATGCTCGTCGCCTGCATCACCGAGCGCGCCCAACGGTTGAAAGCACCGGCCGATCTCCCCGAACTGCGCGACAGGAAAATTCTGGCCGAGGTGCTTACCGCCTTTGGAACAAGGCTTCTGACGGAATCGACCGATCCGGTCGTCGTCGCGGTATTTCGCCTGGCAATATCCGAAACCGTGCACGCGCCAAAGGTCGCGCAAGCGCTGGAAACGATCGCGCGCAAGCCCACGCGCGATGCATTGCGCGCGATCATGGCGAATGCCAAATCAGCCGGGCTTGTCATTGGCGATCCCGACACGATGACCGAAAAATTCTTGGGGTTGCTCTCGGGCGACCTGATGACCAGCCTGTTGCTTCAGGTGGCCGATCGTCCGAGCGCCCGCGAAATCGCGCGACGGGCGCGGGATACAACGATGGCATTCCTGCAAATCTATCCGGAGCCGGGTTAG
- a CDS encoding ABC transporter ATP-binding protein: MSNVILEKVSRNFGQFVAVDGVDLRVNEGEFVTLLGPSGCGKTTTLRMVAGLEQNTGGRISIGNEIVSDAARGIFVPSERRRLGMVFQSYAIWPHMTVFDNVAYPLRVRRRPAAEILDRVTKALQLVEMEGFAQRPAPALSGGQQQRVAIARALVFEPTVLLLDEPLSNLDAKLRLQMGDEFRSIQKRLGMTSLYVTHDQSEAMALSDRVVVMDRGRIQQIGAPEDIYRYPANRIVAAFFGTPNLLEASVESCARVNERRFRLEVVGRGWRGPCEAASEVQPGQAVTVMARPEDARLAPAGSKAGADELTWSGRIAHTIFRGPIRSIVVQTDDGRLNVDAPPFGIHAVGDNVTVVVPQRAAWAVVEKAERTQ, encoded by the coding sequence ATGTCGAATGTCATTCTCGAGAAGGTTAGTCGGAATTTCGGTCAGTTCGTTGCGGTCGACGGTGTCGATCTCCGCGTGAACGAGGGTGAATTCGTCACGTTGCTCGGCCCCTCGGGGTGCGGCAAGACGACGACGCTGCGCATGGTGGCGGGGCTCGAGCAGAACACCGGGGGGCGCATCAGCATCGGCAATGAAATCGTCAGCGACGCGGCGCGCGGCATTTTCGTCCCATCGGAGCGCCGCAGGCTCGGAATGGTATTCCAGTCCTATGCCATCTGGCCCCATATGACGGTCTTCGACAACGTCGCCTATCCGCTGCGGGTTCGTCGCCGGCCGGCTGCCGAAATCCTCGACCGCGTCACGAAGGCACTACAGCTCGTCGAGATGGAAGGGTTCGCCCAGCGGCCAGCGCCTGCGCTCTCAGGCGGGCAGCAGCAGCGGGTCGCAATCGCACGGGCGCTTGTGTTCGAGCCGACGGTGCTGTTGCTTGATGAGCCCCTGAGCAATCTCGATGCCAAGCTGCGCTTGCAGATGGGCGACGAATTTCGCTCAATACAGAAACGGTTGGGCATGACGAGCCTCTACGTCACGCATGACCAGTCTGAAGCGATGGCGCTGTCGGATCGCGTGGTCGTGATGGACCGAGGTAGAATTCAGCAGATCGGAGCACCCGAAGACATCTACCGATACCCCGCTAACCGGATCGTGGCGGCCTTCTTCGGGACGCCGAACCTGCTCGAGGCCAGCGTCGAGTCGTGTGCGCGCGTGAACGAGCGTCGCTTTCGGCTCGAGGTCGTTGGGCGGGGATGGCGAGGGCCGTGCGAGGCGGCAAGCGAGGTACAGCCGGGCCAGGCTGTCACGGTCATGGCGCGCCCGGAGGACGCTCGCCTCGCTCCGGCCGGCTCCAAAGCCGGCGCAGATGAGCTGACTTGGTCGGGACGAATCGCGCACACAATCTTCCGCGGGCCGATCAGGTCGATCGTCGTGCAAACCGACGATGGTCGTCTGAACGTCGACGCGCCGCCGTTCGGCATTCACGCGGTCGGGGACAATGTGACTGTCGTGGTTCCGCAGCGGGCCGCCTGGGCGGTGGTCGAAAAAGCGGAGAGGACGCAATAG
- a CDS encoding iron ABC transporter permease — translation MSISAEDRADNLRAMPATPGLSWIGRLLQTTSAGRVVAVTFLVVLLTFLSVYPLSMLLYGSLHSTPPGMAGTFNLDGYLQIFTQQNAVTLLNTVGIAFAKTIPSLVLAVLLAWILARTDTPMRGTLEALITLPFFIPPILTAMAWGMLGNPQVGLLNQVYQWVTGSNTAPINVYSYGGVVWHMMQYSVPFLFLLIVDAFRAMDQSLEEAARMCGASRLRTFCTVTLQLMLPALTGAAILSFIRGIENFESPLFFGTPAGIRVITTDIYDSINQRSPPEYQYATAVSFVIMALLFLIVLLQWRILRGRSFQTVTGKGYSPTVMKLGRWRWVTFAFCLLFFFVTVILPVGQLLIGSFFKFFGFYQQDMLTLEHYRAVFGSGDFWRGFSNTMLLGFVGATLTMLLGGAVAYISVRTKWRGRRLIDAMAWLPWMMPGIVLGVGFLWGFALLPHAIPIYGTIWALLLAYISLGTPLSVRIMSSAYAQLSFDLEECSRVHGGSWLQTMGRIVIALAWPSFAVGWVLLFFGIMRELSASVLLYSVGSEVLSVVLLKLWANGNAEQVSVIGLIMMGMVILFRWVQLKVIKSRINAL, via the coding sequence ATGAGCATTTCAGCGGAAGATCGAGCGGACAATCTCAGGGCAATGCCCGCGACGCCGGGCCTGTCTTGGATTGGGCGACTGCTGCAGACGACTTCGGCAGGGCGAGTCGTTGCCGTCACCTTTCTTGTGGTGCTTCTGACCTTCCTCTCCGTCTATCCGCTGTCGATGCTGCTTTACGGGAGCCTGCATTCGACTCCGCCCGGCATGGCGGGCACGTTCAATCTGGATGGCTATCTCCAGATCTTCACGCAGCAGAACGCGGTGACGCTGCTCAATACCGTTGGCATAGCGTTCGCCAAGACCATCCCCTCGCTCGTGCTGGCCGTTCTATTGGCCTGGATTCTTGCGCGGACCGACACACCAATGCGCGGCACGCTGGAGGCGCTCATCACGCTGCCGTTCTTCATCCCGCCGATTCTCACCGCGATGGCGTGGGGCATGCTCGGCAATCCTCAGGTCGGCTTGCTCAACCAAGTTTACCAATGGGTAACAGGATCGAATACCGCGCCGATTAACGTCTACTCGTATGGTGGCGTGGTCTGGCACATGATGCAGTATTCCGTGCCATTTCTCTTCCTGCTCATCGTCGATGCGTTCCGTGCGATGGATCAGAGCCTCGAGGAGGCGGCGCGGATGTGTGGCGCGTCGCGACTGCGGACGTTCTGCACCGTGACGCTGCAACTCATGTTGCCGGCGCTCACCGGAGCTGCGATCCTGAGCTTCATTCGCGGAATCGAGAATTTCGAATCCCCGTTGTTTTTTGGGACGCCGGCCGGCATCCGGGTCATTACCACGGATATCTACGACTCGATCAATCAGAGATCGCCGCCGGAATACCAGTATGCAACCGCCGTCAGCTTCGTCATCATGGCGCTATTGTTCCTGATCGTGCTGCTGCAATGGCGCATTTTGCGCGGCCGCAGCTTCCAGACCGTGACCGGCAAGGGCTATTCGCCGACAGTCATGAAGCTGGGAAGATGGCGATGGGTCACCTTCGCTTTCTGCCTTCTGTTCTTCTTCGTAACCGTCATTCTGCCGGTAGGACAGCTCCTGATCGGATCCTTCTTCAAGTTCTTCGGCTTCTATCAGCAAGACATGCTGACGCTCGAACATTACAGGGCGGTCTTCGGCAGCGGCGACTTCTGGCGAGGTTTCAGCAACACGATGCTGCTGGGCTTTGTCGGAGCCACTTTGACCATGCTGCTCGGTGGGGCGGTCGCTTACATCTCCGTTCGCACCAAGTGGCGCGGGCGCCGTCTCATTGACGCAATGGCCTGGTTGCCGTGGATGATGCCGGGCATTGTTCTTGGCGTCGGCTTTCTGTGGGGCTTTGCGCTGCTGCCCCATGCGATCCCGATCTACGGCACGATCTGGGCGCTATTGCTGGCCTATATCTCCCTGGGGACGCCACTCTCCGTGCGGATCATGTCCAGCGCCTATGCCCAGCTCTCGTTCGATCTCGAGGAGTGCTCCCGCGTGCACGGCGGGAGCTGGCTGCAGACGATGGGGCGTATCGTGATTGCGCTGGCCTGGCCGTCCTTCGCGGTCGGCTGGGTCTTGTTGTTTTTCGGGATCATGCGCGAGCTCAGTGCCTCCGTTCTGCTGTATTCCGTCGGTTCGGAAGTGCTGTCCGTCGTGCTGCTGAAGCTCTGGGCCAACGGCAATGCTGAACAGGTCAGCGTGATCGGGCTGATCATGATGGGCATGGTGATCCTGTTCAGATGGGTTCAGCTCAAGGTCATCAAGAGCCGCATCAATGCCTTGTGA